The Burkholderia pyrrocinia genome has a segment encoding these proteins:
- the aroB gene encoding 3-dehydroquinate synthase, producing MITVNVDLGDRAYPIHIGAGLIGRAELFAPHIKGSSVTIVTNTTVDPLYGDTLRAALAPLGKHVSTVVLPDGEAYKNWETLNLIFDGLLTERADRKTTLVALGGGVVGDMTGFAAACYMRGVPFIQVPTTLLSQVDSSVGGKTGINHPLGKNMIGAFYQPQAVIADIGALTTLPERELAAGVAEVIKTGAIADAEFFDWIEANVDALNRREPAALAHAVKRSCEIKASVVAADEREGGLRAILNFGHTFGHAIEAGLGYGEWLHGEAVGCGMVMAGDLSVRLGLLDEASRQRLDAVIAAAHLPTRGPALGDARYMDLMRVDKKAEAGAIKFILLKRFGDTLITQAPDEAVFATLAQTTR from the coding sequence ATGATTACTGTCAACGTCGATCTGGGCGACCGCGCCTATCCGATTCACATTGGCGCCGGCCTGATCGGCCGCGCCGAGCTGTTCGCGCCTCACATCAAGGGTTCGTCCGTCACGATCGTCACGAACACGACGGTCGATCCGCTTTACGGCGACACGCTGCGCGCGGCGCTCGCGCCGCTCGGCAAGCATGTGTCGACGGTCGTGCTGCCGGACGGCGAGGCGTACAAGAACTGGGAAACGCTGAACCTGATCTTCGACGGCCTGCTGACCGAGCGCGCGGACCGCAAGACGACGCTCGTCGCGCTCGGCGGCGGCGTGGTCGGCGACATGACGGGCTTTGCCGCCGCGTGCTACATGCGCGGCGTGCCGTTCATCCAGGTGCCGACGACGCTGCTGTCGCAGGTCGATTCGTCGGTCGGCGGCAAGACGGGCATCAACCACCCGCTCGGCAAGAACATGATCGGCGCGTTCTACCAGCCGCAGGCCGTGATTGCAGACATCGGCGCGCTGACGACGCTGCCCGAGCGCGAACTGGCGGCCGGCGTCGCCGAGGTCATCAAGACCGGCGCGATCGCCGATGCGGAATTCTTCGACTGGATCGAGGCGAACGTCGACGCACTGAACCGTCGCGAGCCGGCAGCGCTCGCGCACGCCGTGAAGCGCTCGTGCGAGATCAAGGCGAGCGTGGTCGCGGCCGACGAACGCGAAGGCGGCCTGCGCGCGATCCTGAACTTCGGTCACACGTTCGGTCATGCAATCGAGGCCGGGCTCGGCTACGGCGAGTGGCTGCACGGCGAGGCGGTCGGCTGCGGGATGGTGATGGCGGGCGACCTGTCGGTGCGGCTCGGCCTGCTCGACGAAGCGTCGCGGCAGCGCCTCGACGCGGTGATCGCGGCCGCGCATCTGCCGACCCGCGGGCCCGCGCTCGGCGACGCGCGCTACATGGATTTGATGCGCGTCGACAAGAAGGCTGAAGCCGGCGCGATCAAGTTCATCCTGCTGAAGCGATTCGGCGATACGCTGATCACGCAGGCGCCGGACGAAGCCGTGTTCGCTACACTGGCGCAGACGACCCGGTAA
- a CDS encoding deoxyguanosinetriphosphate triphosphohydrolase translates to MSETSSSTLPEAGRASVAPLAEPPTLAALEAHLAPYAAHALQSRGRRHPETPPAARTEFQRDRDRIVHSTAFRRLEYKTQVFVNHEGDLFRTRLTHSLEVAQIARSVARNLRLNEDLVEAISLAHDLGHTPFGHAGQDALNACMRDHGGFEHNLQSLAVVDELEEHYGAFNGLNLCFETREGILKHCSRENARKLGALGERFLQGRQPSLEAQLANIADEIAYNNHDVDDGLRSGLITIEQLAEVELWQRHYEAALAEFPHLEGRRLVHETVRRIINTLIVDLIDETTRNLARVAPASLDDVRAAPPLVSHSATVAAQAAALKRFLFKNLYRHYKVMRMASKAQRVVTGLFDAFIDDPRLLPPPYQSDDAAQQPRLVAHYIAGMTDRFALKEYQRLFVINDN, encoded by the coding sequence GTGAGCGAGACATCCAGCAGCACACTGCCCGAAGCCGGCCGCGCATCCGTTGCGCCGTTGGCCGAGCCGCCGACGCTGGCGGCGCTGGAAGCCCATCTTGCTCCGTATGCCGCGCACGCGTTGCAGTCGCGCGGCCGCCGCCATCCGGAAACGCCGCCGGCGGCGCGCACCGAATTCCAGCGCGACCGCGATCGCATCGTCCATTCGACCGCGTTTCGCCGGCTCGAATACAAGACGCAGGTCTTCGTCAATCACGAAGGCGACCTGTTCCGCACGCGCCTCACGCACAGCCTCGAAGTCGCGCAGATCGCGCGCTCGGTCGCGCGCAACCTGCGCCTGAACGAGGATCTCGTCGAGGCGATCTCGCTCGCGCACGATCTCGGCCATACGCCGTTCGGCCATGCCGGCCAGGACGCGCTGAATGCGTGCATGCGTGACCACGGCGGCTTCGAGCACAACCTGCAGAGCCTCGCGGTCGTTGACGAGCTGGAGGAGCACTACGGCGCGTTCAACGGGCTGAACCTGTGCTTCGAGACGCGCGAAGGCATTCTGAAGCATTGCTCGCGCGAGAATGCGCGCAAGCTCGGCGCGCTCGGCGAGCGCTTCCTGCAGGGCCGCCAGCCGTCGCTCGAAGCGCAGCTCGCGAACATCGCGGACGAAATTGCCTACAACAACCACGACGTCGACGACGGCCTGCGTTCCGGTCTGATCACGATCGAGCAGCTCGCGGAAGTCGAGCTGTGGCAGCGCCACTACGAGGCGGCGCTCGCCGAATTCCCGCACCTCGAAGGCCGCCGCCTCGTGCACGAGACGGTGCGCCGCATCATCAACACGCTGATCGTCGACCTGATCGACGAGACGACGCGCAATCTCGCGCGCGTCGCGCCCGCGTCGCTCGACGACGTGCGTGCCGCGCCGCCGCTCGTGTCGCACAGCGCGACGGTCGCCGCGCAGGCGGCCGCCCTCAAGCGTTTCCTCTTCAAGAACCTGTATCGCCACTACAAGGTGATGCGCATGGCGAGCAAGGCGCAGCGCGTCGTCACGGGGCTGTTCGACGCGTTCATCGACGATCCGCGCCTGCTGCCGCCGCCGTACCAGTCGGACGACGCAGCGCAGCAGCCGCGTCTCGTCGCGCACTACATCGCCGGAATGACCGACCGCTTCGCGCTGAAGGAATATCAGCGCCTGTTCGTCATCAACGACAACTGA
- the ugpB gene encoding sn-glycerol-3-phosphate ABC transporter substrate-binding protein UgpB: MKKKPAGTMVRSIALGGALMFGVQHAALAATEIQFWHAMEAALGERVNAIAEQFNASQSDYKIVPVFKGTYDQALAAGIAAYRSGNAPAILQVYEVGTATMMQAKKAVVPVYDVFKQAGVPLDEKAFVPTISSYYSDAKTGHLVSMPFNSSTPVLYYNKDAFKKAGLDPNQPPKTWADVKADAEKLRKSGMACGFTTGWQGWIQLENYSAWHGLPFASRNNGFDGADAVLDFNKPQQIAHVSFLQQMAKDGTFTYAGRKDEASAKFYSGDCGIMTTSSGALANVQKFAKFSYGTGMMPYDANVKGAPQNAIIGGASLWVLAGKDPATYKGVAKFLAYLASPPVAAKWHQDTGYLPVTTAAYDLTREQGFYAKNPSAETAIKQMLNKPPLPYTKGLRLGNMPQIRTIVDEEFEQVWAQKKSPKDALDSAASRGDELLRRFEKSGG; the protein is encoded by the coding sequence ATGAAGAAGAAGCCTGCGGGGACCATGGTTCGTTCGATCGCGCTGGGCGGCGCGCTGATGTTCGGTGTGCAGCACGCGGCGTTGGCTGCGACGGAGATCCAGTTCTGGCATGCGATGGAGGCCGCGCTCGGCGAGCGGGTCAACGCGATTGCCGAGCAGTTCAACGCGTCGCAGAGCGACTACAAGATCGTGCCGGTCTTCAAGGGCACTTACGACCAGGCGCTCGCGGCCGGCATCGCCGCCTATCGTAGCGGCAACGCGCCGGCGATCCTCCAGGTCTATGAAGTCGGCACGGCCACGATGATGCAGGCGAAGAAGGCCGTCGTGCCGGTCTACGACGTGTTCAAGCAGGCCGGCGTGCCGCTCGACGAAAAGGCGTTCGTGCCGACCATCTCGAGCTACTACAGCGACGCGAAGACGGGCCATCTCGTGTCGATGCCGTTCAACAGCTCGACGCCGGTGCTGTACTACAACAAGGACGCGTTCAAGAAGGCCGGGCTCGACCCGAACCAGCCGCCGAAGACGTGGGCCGACGTGAAGGCCGATGCCGAGAAGCTGCGCAAGTCGGGGATGGCGTGCGGCTTCACGACCGGCTGGCAGGGCTGGATCCAGCTCGAAAACTACAGCGCATGGCACGGGCTGCCGTTCGCGAGTCGCAATAACGGCTTCGACGGCGCCGACGCCGTGCTCGATTTCAACAAGCCGCAGCAGATCGCGCACGTCTCGTTCCTGCAGCAGATGGCGAAGGACGGCACGTTCACGTACGCGGGCCGCAAGGATGAAGCGTCGGCGAAGTTCTACAGCGGCGACTGCGGGATCATGACGACGTCGTCGGGCGCGCTCGCGAACGTGCAGAAGTTCGCGAAGTTCAGCTACGGCACGGGCATGATGCCGTACGACGCGAACGTGAAGGGCGCGCCGCAGAACGCGATCATCGGCGGCGCGAGCCTGTGGGTGCTGGCCGGCAAGGATCCGGCGACCTACAAGGGCGTCGCGAAATTCCTCGCGTACCTGGCATCGCCGCCCGTCGCCGCGAAGTGGCACCAGGACACGGGCTACCTGCCGGTGACGACCGCCGCGTACGACCTCACGCGCGAGCAGGGCTTCTACGCGAAGAACCCGAGCGCCGAAACCGCGATCAAGCAGATGCTGAACAAGCCGCCGCTGCCTTACACGAAGGGGCTGCGCCTCGGCAACATGCCGCAGATCCGCACGATCGTCGACGAAGAGTTCGAACAGGTGTGGGCGCAGAAGAAGTCGCCGAAGGACGCGCTCGACTCGGCGGCCTCGCGCGGCGACGAGTTGCTGCGCCGCTTCGAGAAGTCGGGCGGCTGA
- the ugpA gene encoding sn-glycerol-3-phosphate ABC transporter permease UgpA — protein MQSRSRFGTSLVPYLLIAPQLAITAVFFLWPAGVALWQSTQMQDAFGTSSEFVGFANFTHLFADPLYLDSFRTTLVFSSLVTVSGLVVSLLLAACADRVTRGARAYRTLLIWPYAVAPTIAAVLWAFLFNPSIGLITYALAKGGIVWNHALNGGQAMFLVVLASVWKQVSYNFLFFYAGLQAIPRSLIEAAAIDGAGPVRRFFNIVLPLLSPTSFFLLVVNLVYAFFDTFPVIDAATGGGPAQSTKTLIYKIFAEGFQGLDIGSSGAQSVVLMIIVVGLTVIQFRFVERRVQYA, from the coding sequence ATGCAATCCCGTTCCCGCTTCGGTACGAGCCTGGTGCCGTACCTGCTGATCGCGCCGCAGCTCGCGATCACCGCCGTGTTCTTCCTGTGGCCGGCCGGCGTCGCGCTGTGGCAGTCGACGCAGATGCAGGACGCGTTCGGCACGTCGAGCGAATTCGTCGGCTTCGCGAACTTCACGCACCTGTTCGCCGATCCGCTGTATCTCGATTCGTTCCGCACGACGCTCGTGTTCAGCTCGCTCGTCACGGTGAGCGGGCTCGTCGTGTCGCTGCTGCTCGCCGCGTGCGCCGACCGCGTGACCCGCGGCGCGCGCGCGTACCGCACGCTGCTGATCTGGCCGTACGCGGTCGCACCGACGATCGCGGCCGTGCTGTGGGCGTTCCTGTTCAACCCGAGCATCGGCCTGATCACGTATGCGCTCGCGAAGGGCGGCATCGTGTGGAACCACGCGCTGAATGGCGGGCAGGCGATGTTTCTCGTCGTGCTCGCGTCGGTGTGGAAGCAGGTGAGCTACAACTTCCTGTTCTTCTACGCGGGCCTGCAGGCGATCCCGCGCTCGCTGATCGAGGCGGCGGCGATCGACGGCGCAGGGCCGGTACGGCGCTTCTTCAACATCGTGCTGCCGCTGCTGTCGCCGACGAGCTTCTTCCTGCTGGTCGTGAACCTCGTCTACGCGTTCTTCGACACGTTCCCGGTGATCGATGCGGCCACCGGGGGCGGCCCGGCGCAGAGCACGAAGACGCTGATCTACAAGATCTTCGCGGAGGGCTTCCAGGGGCTCGATATCGGCAGCTCGGGCGCGCAGTCGGTCGTGCTGATGATCATTGTCGTCGGGCTCACGGTGATCCAGTTCCGCTTCGTCGAACGCAGGGTGCAATACGCATGA
- the ugpE gene encoding sn-glycerol-3-phosphate ABC transporter permease UgpE, translated as MIENRKGFDLFCHAVLIAGVVLIVFPVYVAFCAATMNAQEVFTVPLSLVPSTHLFENIAYIWGHGSGGTTAPFGRLLVNSFVMALGIAVGKIAMSILSAYAIVYFRFPFRNTAFWLIFVTLMLPVEVRIFPTVQVVSTLHLTNTYAGLTLPLIASATATFLFRQFFMTLPDELMDAARIDGAGALRFFWDVVLPLSKTSIASLFVITFIYGWNQYLWPILITTEASLSTAVVGIKTMIASGDAATEWQYVMAATLMAMIPPLVVVLAMQRWFVRGLVDSEK; from the coding sequence ATGATCGAAAATCGCAAGGGCTTCGACCTGTTCTGCCACGCGGTGCTGATCGCGGGCGTCGTGCTGATCGTGTTCCCCGTCTACGTCGCGTTCTGCGCGGCGACGATGAACGCGCAGGAAGTGTTCACGGTGCCGCTGTCGCTCGTGCCGAGCACGCACCTGTTCGAGAACATCGCGTACATCTGGGGGCACGGCAGCGGCGGCACGACGGCGCCGTTCGGCCGCCTGCTCGTGAACAGCTTCGTGATGGCGCTCGGCATCGCGGTCGGCAAGATCGCGATGTCGATCCTGTCCGCGTACGCGATCGTCTACTTCCGCTTCCCGTTCCGCAACACGGCGTTCTGGCTGATCTTCGTCACGCTGATGCTGCCGGTCGAGGTGCGGATCTTCCCGACCGTGCAGGTCGTGTCGACGCTGCACCTGACGAACACGTATGCGGGGCTCACGCTGCCGCTGATCGCGTCGGCGACCGCGACGTTCCTGTTCCGCCAGTTCTTCATGACGCTGCCCGACGAGCTGATGGACGCCGCGCGCATCGACGGTGCGGGGGCGCTGCGCTTCTTCTGGGACGTCGTGCTGCCGCTGTCGAAGACGAGCATCGCGTCGCTGTTCGTGATCACGTTCATCTACGGCTGGAACCAGTATCTGTGGCCGATCCTGATCACGACGGAGGCGTCGTTGTCGACGGCGGTGGTGGGCATCAAGACGATGATCGCGAGCGGCGACGCCGCGACCGAATGGCAATACGTGATGGCGGCGACGTTGATGGCGATGATTCCGCCGCTCGTCGTCGTGCTGGCGATGCAGCGCTGGTTCGTGCGCGGCCTCGTCGATTCCGAGAAATAA
- a CDS encoding sn-glycerol-3-phosphate import ATP-binding protein UgpC: MAALSLKGVRKSYDGKQHVLHGIDVEIADGEFIVLVGPSGCGKSTLLRMIAGLESVTDGEIAIGERVVNTLEPKDRDIAMVFQNYALYPHMTVAQNMGYGLKIRGIERATIDSRVAAAAKILELELLLARRPRELSGGQRQRVAMGRAIVREPSVFLFDEPLSNLDAKLRVQMRLEIQRLHARLATTSVYVTHDQIEAMTLAQRVIVMNRGYAEQIGAPVDVYEKPATVFVAGFIGSPAMNLMHGRLSDDGATFTVAGGGPALPVAGAPGIGAEIATGRDWVLGVRPEHMTPQPGVAQATLPVDSCELLGADNLAHGRWGNHDVAVRLPHADRPARGTALAAALPAHRLHFFDPETGKRAG; the protein is encoded by the coding sequence ATGGCTGCGCTGAGCTTGAAGGGCGTCAGGAAATCCTATGACGGCAAGCAGCACGTGCTGCATGGTATCGACGTGGAGATCGCGGACGGCGAATTCATCGTGCTGGTCGGCCCGTCGGGCTGCGGCAAGTCGACGTTGCTGCGGATGATCGCGGGGCTCGAGAGCGTGACGGACGGCGAGATCGCGATCGGCGAGCGCGTCGTCAACACGCTGGAGCCGAAGGATCGCGACATCGCGATGGTGTTCCAGAACTATGCGCTGTACCCGCACATGACGGTCGCGCAGAACATGGGCTACGGGTTGAAGATCCGCGGGATCGAGCGTGCGACGATCGACTCGCGAGTGGCTGCGGCCGCGAAAATCCTCGAGCTCGAGCTGCTGCTCGCGCGGCGGCCGCGCGAACTGTCGGGCGGCCAGCGGCAGCGCGTCGCGATGGGGCGCGCGATCGTGCGCGAGCCGTCGGTGTTCCTGTTCGACGAACCGTTGTCGAACCTCGACGCGAAGCTGCGCGTGCAGATGCGGCTCGAGATCCAGCGGCTGCATGCGCGGCTCGCGACGACGAGCGTCTACGTGACGCACGACCAGATCGAGGCGATGACGCTCGCGCAGCGCGTGATCGTGATGAATCGCGGCTACGCGGAGCAGATCGGCGCGCCGGTCGACGTGTACGAGAAGCCGGCGACGGTGTTCGTCGCGGGCTTCATCGGCTCGCCCGCGATGAACCTGATGCACGGCCGGCTGTCGGACGACGGCGCGACTTTCACCGTCGCGGGCGGCGGCCCCGCGCTGCCGGTCGCCGGCGCGCCCGGTATCGGCGCAGAGATCGCCACCGGGCGCGACTGGGTGCTCGGCGTGCGTCCCGAGCACATGACGCCGCAGCCGGGCGTCGCGCAGGCGACGCTGCCCGTCGACTCGTGCGAGCTGCTCGGCGCAGACAATCTCGCGCACGGCCGCTGGGGCAATCACGATGTCGCAGTGCGCCTGCCGCACGCGGACCGTCCCGCGCGCGGCACGGCGCTGGCGGCCGCGCTGCCCGCGCACCGGCTGCATTTCTTCGACCCCGAGACCGGCAAGCGTGCCGGCTGA
- the ugpQ gene encoding glycerophosphodiester phosphodiesterase: MISRTDWPYPRVVAHRGGGTLAPENTLAALDEGARRGHRMVEFDAKLSADDVTFLLHDDTVDRTSNGQGAAADMRYAALAALDAGAWLDARFAGERMPTLEAAAARCIAHGLAANVEIKPCPGRERETGQRVAADAAAYWRDAAVPPLLSSFSFDALQQARETVLALPRGMLYEAVPDDWHAQVVGALGCVSLHADHKRLDEPLVRAIKAAGLRILAYTVNDLERARELARWGVDAVCTDRIDLIGPDALDDIA, encoded by the coding sequence ATGATTTCCCGTACCGACTGGCCCTACCCGCGCGTCGTCGCCCATCGCGGCGGCGGCACGCTCGCGCCGGAGAACACGCTCGCCGCGCTCGACGAGGGCGCACGACGCGGTCACCGGATGGTCGAGTTCGACGCGAAGCTGTCGGCCGACGACGTGACGTTCCTGCTGCACGACGACACGGTCGACCGGACGTCGAACGGCCAGGGGGCGGCGGCGGACATGCGTTATGCGGCGCTGGCCGCGCTCGACGCGGGTGCCTGGCTCGACGCGCGCTTCGCGGGCGAGCGGATGCCGACGCTCGAGGCGGCGGCGGCGCGCTGCATCGCCCACGGCCTGGCCGCGAATGTCGAGATCAAGCCGTGCCCGGGGCGCGAGCGCGAGACGGGGCAGCGCGTGGCGGCCGACGCGGCCGCGTACTGGCGCGATGCCGCGGTCCCGCCGCTGCTGTCGTCGTTCTCGTTCGATGCGCTGCAACAGGCGCGCGAGACCGTGCTGGCGCTGCCGCGCGGGATGCTCTACGAGGCCGTGCCGGACGACTGGCATGCGCAGGTCGTCGGCGCGCTCGGCTGCGTATCGTTGCATGCAGACCACAAACGGCTCGACGAGCCGCTCGTGCGGGCGATCAAGGCGGCCGGGCTGCGCATTCTGGCGTACACGGTGAACGACCTCGAACGGGCGCGCGAACTCGCGCGCTGGGGTGTCGACGCGGTCTGCACGGACCGCATCGACCTCATTGGCCCCGATGCGCTGGACGACATCGCGTAG
- a CDS encoding OmpW/AlkL family protein: MKRKLAITGAAALAFTFAGGTAHAQSAGDFYVSTGWLHLSPQDSSDPLFLYRVGGTPINQSIPNTGAGINDADTLGLAAGYFVTDHISTELVMGIPPKFDITGKGQFEKFGVLGRAYQWSPAVLLRYHFNDANAKFRPYVGVGATYVWFTGAKITNGTFENGVLGGPTSATTSNQWAPVFNAGFTYNFTKHWFAGLSLSYIPVSVTATFTTARRTPVGTLTETSKAKISLNPIVTYLNVGYRF, translated from the coding sequence ATGAAACGAAAACTGGCCATTACGGGGGCCGCAGCGCTCGCATTCACGTTCGCGGGCGGTACGGCACATGCACAATCCGCAGGTGATTTCTACGTCAGCACCGGCTGGCTGCACCTGTCGCCGCAAGACAGCAGCGATCCGCTGTTCCTGTATCGCGTCGGCGGCACGCCCATCAACCAATCGATTCCCAACACGGGCGCCGGCATCAACGACGCCGATACGCTCGGGCTCGCCGCTGGCTACTTCGTCACCGACCACATCTCCACCGAGCTCGTGATGGGGATACCGCCGAAGTTCGACATTACCGGCAAGGGTCAGTTCGAAAAGTTCGGCGTACTCGGCCGTGCGTACCAGTGGAGCCCCGCCGTATTGCTTCGCTACCACTTCAACGACGCCAACGCGAAGTTCCGTCCGTATGTCGGCGTCGGCGCGACGTATGTCTGGTTCACCGGCGCAAAGATCACGAACGGCACGTTCGAGAACGGCGTGCTCGGCGGTCCGACCAGCGCGACGACCAGCAACCAGTGGGCGCCCGTGTTCAACGCCGGCTTCACGTACAACTTCACGAAACACTGGTTCGCAGGCCTGTCGCTCTCGTACATCCCGGTCAGCGTGACCGCGACCTTCACGACGGCCCGCCGGACGCCGGTCGGCACCCTGACCGAAACGTCGAAAGCGAAGATCTCGCTCAATCCGATCGTCACGTACCTGAACGTCGGTTACCGCTTCTAA
- a CDS encoding transposase codes for MARLARLYVPDQPQHVILRGLDQQPAFVDDQDYELFIDCLKAAARDHHLSVHAYVLLPRQVQLLVTPSDEASLPKAMQAVGRRYVAHFNRRYSRRGTLWEGRYRATVIEGERYFLLASRVVEMSPVRAQLVATPEAYRWSSYRHHVGLTVDSLITDHPLYWALGNTPFDRQRAYKELCEQPLDERQADQLQQATLKGWVLGGENYREWAARTANRRVSPLPRGRPRKVRENTPPIQQ; via the coding sequence ATGGCACGGTTAGCACGACTCTACGTTCCCGACCAGCCGCAGCACGTGATACTGCGCGGCCTGGATCAGCAACCCGCGTTCGTCGACGACCAGGACTACGAACTCTTCATCGACTGCCTGAAGGCCGCCGCGCGCGATCACCACCTGTCGGTGCATGCCTATGTGCTGCTGCCGCGCCAGGTGCAACTCCTCGTGACCCCGAGCGACGAGGCGAGCCTGCCGAAGGCGATGCAGGCAGTCGGCCGTCGCTACGTCGCGCATTTCAACCGGCGCTATTCGCGGCGCGGCACCCTGTGGGAAGGCCGCTACCGCGCGACCGTGATCGAAGGCGAGCGCTATTTCCTGCTCGCGAGCCGCGTGGTCGAGATGAGCCCGGTGCGCGCGCAGCTCGTCGCGACGCCCGAAGCCTATCGCTGGTCGAGCTACCGGCATCACGTCGGGCTCACCGTCGACAGCCTGATCACCGACCATCCGCTCTACTGGGCGCTCGGCAACACGCCGTTCGACCGCCAGCGTGCGTACAAGGAGCTGTGCGAGCAGCCGCTCGACGAGCGGCAGGCCGACCAGTTGCAGCAGGCGACGCTCAAGGGCTGGGTGCTCGGCGGCGAGAACTACCGCGAGTGGGCGGCGCGTACCGCGAACCGGCGCGTATCGCCGCTGCCGCGCGGACGCCCCAGAAAGGTGCGCGAGAACACGCCGCCGATCCAGCAATAA